CCCGACCTGTGGATCCCCTCCGGAATCCTCGCCAGTCTGGCGACCGGATTCGACTTCGTCGGCAGCCGGGCCGGGGCCACCGGCTACTTTGCTGCCGGCACTCCCAACGCCAGCGGGGACTACGTCGGCACGGTCTCATCGCCGCTCGATCCGCAACTCGGCATCCTGCGCGACAACGGGGGGCCGACGTCGACGCACCGTCCCCTGCCGTCGGGCCCTTCGCCGCTGATCGACAGCGGGAGCTGTTCGAGCGCGGCAACCGACCAGCGCGGTTTCGGCGACCCGTTGTTGCGTCAACGACGCGTCGACGTCGCCACGGTGCCGGATGGGAGCGGGAGCGACGGCTGCGACATCGGGGCGGTCGAGCTCGACGCATCCGCCGACGCCGCCGACGCGCTCTTCAGCGACGGCTTCGAGCTCGGGCACACCCTGCTGTGGTCCGACGAGAGCCGATAAGCGGGCGTACCGCCGCAGCGCCGGCCGCTACGGAGACCCGTGCGACCAGCCGCTGGTCTGACCGCCCTCGAAGCCATCGGCGAAAACGGTGCTGCCGACCAATCCGAGCGGGGAATAGCCGGCGTAGCCTGGGAAAATCTGGGACCAGTTCGGGTTGCCCATGCGCCGGGCGAGGATCTCGGCGATCACCCGCCGGTAGTCGGTGGTGATCGCGAGGTCGGCGTGGTCGTAGAGCTGCTCGCTGGCGAGCCCTGGCCAGGTGCCGAAGAGCCGGCCGCCGGCGACCTGCCCGCCGAGCACGGTGATGACGCCGCCGTGTCCGTGATCGGTGCCGACGTCGTTGTTCTCGCGCAGCCGGCGCCCGAACTCCGACATGACGACGACGGTCACCCGCCCTGCAAACGCCGTGGCACCGCTGCCGTCGAGGTCGAGGTAGAAGCCGGCGAGCGCCGCCGACATTTCCTGGATCTTCTCCCAGAAGTACTGGCCGTCCGCCGCTGTCCCCTGGCCGTTGTGGGTGTCCCAGCCGCCGAGGTCGATCGTCGCGGCGCGCAGTCCCATGTCGAGCTTGAGCAACTGCGCGGTGAGCTTCATCGTGTCCCCGAACGAGCCGGTCGGGTAGACAGCGCCGTTGGCCGGCACGTAGCTCGTGAGCGGCGGCACGTTCTGCTCGAGGAAGGCCGAGGCATCGAGCGAGACGAGCCCTTGGGCGTAGCGTGGATCGGTCGCCGACTGCAGCTCGAGGATGTTGCGCAGGCTGGTCTTCTGCGCGTCGCGCCACGCCGACGGGCCGGTATTGAAGAGGAAGTCGTCGCGATTGGCGAAGGCGACGACGTTGGTGTCGGCGAGCCAGGAGGTCTGCAGCGTCGAGGACACCGCCACTCGCTGCAGCATCGGAGTCTCCGCTGGCAGGCCCGGTGCGGTCAGGAAGTGGCGGGTCAGCCAGCCGCTCGTCGTGCTGCCCACGCCCGGCGTGCCGAGCTCCATCTGCGCCTGGTTGTCGAAGTGACTGCGCGACGGCACGGTGAGGCCCGCGGCATGGACGAAGGCGAGATGCCCGTCCTGATAGAGCTCGTGCAAGCCGGTGGCTGCCGGGTGCAGCCCGAACGGCGTGCCGTCGAGGTTGCCGAGGGAGAGTGCCGCGCCGGTGCTGCTGGTCGGGATCTTGAGCGCCGGGCGTGCCGTCTCGTAGAGCGTGCGGTCGCTGCCGCCGGTCGGCATCACGAAGCTCAGGCCATCCATGCCGCCGCGCAGGAAGAGGACGATCAGCACGTCGCTTTCCGGCACGGCGAGCGGATCGGCGAAGACGAGATTGGTGAAGCGCGCGCTGGCGATCCCGGCGATCGCCGTCGAGCACCCCATCAGGAAACCGCGTCGTGTGGTGTCGCGCATGATCTCCTCGCGCCTATTTCAGGAAGAAGT
This genomic window from Holophagales bacterium contains:
- a CDS encoding DUF1501 domain-containing protein, whose amino-acid sequence is MRDTTRRGFLMGCSTAIAGIASARFTNLVFADPLAVPESDVLIVLFLRGGMDGLSFVMPTGGSDRTLYETARPALKIPTSSTGAALSLGNLDGTPFGLHPAATGLHELYQDGHLAFVHAAGLTVPSRSHFDNQAQMELGTPGVGSTTSGWLTRHFLTAPGLPAETPMLQRVAVSSTLQTSWLADTNVVAFANRDDFLFNTGPSAWRDAQKTSLRNILELQSATDPRYAQGLVSLDASAFLEQNVPPLTSYVPANGAVYPTGSFGDTMKLTAQLLKLDMGLRAATIDLGGWDTHNGQGTAADGQYFWEKIQEMSAALAGFYLDLDGSGATAFAGRVTVVVMSEFGRRLRENNDVGTDHGHGGVITVLGGQVAGGRLFGTWPGLASEQLYDHADLAITTDYRRVIAEILARRMGNPNWSQIFPGYAGYSPLGLVGSTVFADGFEGGQTSGWSHGSP